In the genome of Candidatus Microbacterium phytovorans, one region contains:
- a CDS encoding carboxypeptidase regulatory-like domain-containing protein gives MLLLTAAPALAVTVGRWADWSFTGVAGAFTGTVALADVPALTATFTSTSRGGQVGVVSGDSVWLPEGTAVGAKYGSSQGRPYVNLRPRADTASGASVTTYTFSRPTPVENWTFVLGDIDADAVTIRATGPDGSELTAADLGFRGGFNYCAPGLAGKPSCSGSATDVPTWDPATFTLTGNAAAADTSGASAWFEPSTSISSLTFTFQRRAGLPVYQTWFASLSRDITGDVSDVSDPGAPVPAEGVVLRLVDPSGVVLATTTTDAAGSYSFVGVTATSGYVVEVVPPSGQISDGPGRVPVDLADSDDTAAFTIRDIIPVPVSGAVRDDAGSPLAGVEVTLSDGTTNFATTTGSDGSYLFDTVPPGTYTPTAVAPSGYSGLTSLPDITVPVGDETPITGQDFTFAPNSTLSGQVTDGADGVAGVTVGAVSDSDTYTTVTGSDGSYAFPRIPSGAYEVTITVPAGYTSSNPSRSVTLSSDDEVADFVLEAAPRTGVVAGAVTDTDGAPVPGATITISGPGAPETIITGDDGSYSLDGLPAGTYTVTVTPPDGYDAGDVGSRTVTITDAGETVDASFVLNISISPSPTATPTPTPTPTPTPTPTPTPGGMGPAAGLPSTGGNNPTGLVMLGFALVGFGVLLTVGAKTRGGRATASSAR, from the coding sequence GTGCTCCTGCTGACTGCTGCACCTGCGCTGGCGGTCACGGTCGGCCGGTGGGCTGACTGGTCGTTCACGGGGGTCGCTGGGGCATTCACGGGCACGGTGGCGTTGGCCGATGTTCCGGCGTTGACGGCGACGTTCACGTCGACGTCCCGCGGTGGTCAGGTGGGGGTGGTCTCGGGCGATTCGGTGTGGCTTCCGGAGGGTACAGCGGTGGGAGCGAAGTACGGTTCCAGCCAGGGCAGACCGTACGTCAATCTTCGCCCGCGCGCGGATACCGCGAGCGGCGCTTCCGTCACCACCTACACGTTCTCCCGGCCGACCCCCGTTGAGAACTGGACGTTCGTGCTCGGCGACATCGACGCCGACGCCGTCACCATCCGCGCGACGGGCCCGGATGGCTCGGAGCTCACGGCCGCCGATCTCGGCTTCCGGGGCGGCTTCAACTACTGCGCTCCCGGGCTCGCCGGGAAACCATCGTGCTCGGGGTCGGCAACGGACGTCCCCACCTGGGACCCAGCGACATTCACCCTCACAGGGAATGCGGCAGCGGCCGATACGTCGGGCGCCTCGGCATGGTTCGAGCCCAGCACCTCCATCTCCTCGCTCACCTTCACCTTTCAGCGGCGAGCGGGACTCCCCGTATACCAGACCTGGTTCGCTTCCCTCTCCAGAGACATCACCGGCGACGTGTCCGACGTCTCCGACCCCGGCGCACCCGTTCCGGCCGAGGGTGTTGTGCTCCGGCTCGTAGACCCGTCCGGCGTCGTGCTCGCGACGACGACGACGGACGCCGCCGGTTCGTACAGTTTCGTCGGAGTGACGGCCACGAGCGGATATGTCGTGGAAGTCGTGCCGCCGAGTGGGCAGATCAGCGACGGCCCGGGCCGTGTGCCCGTGGACCTCGCAGACTCGGACGACACCGCGGCGTTCACGATCCGGGACATCATCCCCGTGCCGGTGTCAGGAGCGGTCCGCGACGACGCCGGCAGCCCACTGGCCGGTGTCGAAGTCACGCTCAGCGACGGAACCACTAACTTCGCCACAACGACCGGAAGCGACGGCAGCTATCTCTTCGACACGGTTCCGCCCGGCACATACACACCCACCGCTGTGGCACCGTCCGGTTACAGCGGCTTGACGAGCCTTCCGGACATCACCGTTCCCGTTGGCGACGAGACACCGATCACTGGTCAAGACTTCACATTCGCACCTAACTCCACGCTTTCTGGTCAGGTCACGGACGGAGCAGATGGTGTCGCAGGTGTCACCGTTGGTGCCGTCAGCGATAGCGACACGTACACGACCGTCACCGGCAGCGACGGTAGCTACGCATTCCCGCGCATTCCGTCTGGCGCATATGAGGTGACGATCACTGTACCCGCCGGGTATACCTCGTCGAACCCTTCTCGATCGGTCACGCTCTCCTCTGACGACGAAGTTGCAGACTTCGTACTCGAAGCGGCGCCCCGTACCGGTGTCGTCGCGGGGGCCGTCACAGACACCGATGGTGCACCCGTACCTGGAGCCACCATCACAATCAGCGGACCTGGAGCGCCGGAGACGATCATCACCGGCGACGACGGGAGCTACTCTCTCGACGGTCTCCCCGCCGGCACCTACACAGTCACGGTGACGCCACCGGACGGCTACGACGCCGGCGATGTCGGATCGCGCACTGTCACGATCACGGACGCGGGCGAAACAGTTGACGCGTCGTTCGTGCTCAACATCTCCATCAGCCCAAGCCCAACAGCCACTCCGACACCCACGCCCACTCCGACACCCACGCCCACTCCGACACCCACGCCGGGCGGCATGGGCCCGGCTGCGGGGCTTCCCAGCACGGGTGGTAACAATCCCACCGGACTGGTCATGCTGGGATTTGCCCTGGTTGGCTTCGGAGTGCTCCTTACCGTCGGTGCTAAAACTCGCGGTGGGCGAGCGACTGCATCGAGCGCACGCTAA
- a CDS encoding DUF1508 domain-containing protein — protein MYFKVEANQGTAAGYTWRLFGGNHELVAWAGESFPSESNARRAAESFKAGAASARFEVYPDAGAHWRWRAWRSSDKVASSGEPFASKGNAERAAENVKSNAGSATGP, from the coding sequence ATGTACTTCAAGGTCGAAGCGAACCAGGGGACCGCGGCTGGCTACACCTGGCGCCTGTTCGGGGGCAACCACGAGCTGGTTGCTTGGGCAGGCGAGAGTTTTCCGAGTGAGTCCAACGCGCGACGTGCTGCTGAGTCCTTCAAAGCCGGCGCAGCATCAGCGCGGTTCGAGGTGTATCCGGACGCTGGCGCACATTGGCGGTGGCGGGCGTGGCGGTCGAGCGACAAAGTTGCGTCCTCGGGCGAACCCTTTGCGAGCAAGGGCAACGCCGAACGCGCCGCTGAAAATGTCAAGAGCAATGCGGGATCTGCCACGGGACCCTGA
- a CDS encoding serine hydrolase has protein sequence MRKRARTRAATGSKYERQNALSARGVLSRQVSAQRIPSGFPPEVAVAGKTGTLEGIRNEASVVTYPDGRSIAIAVFTRSLDIRARNPEADRALGEVARLAAEAIRLS, from the coding sequence ATGAGAAAGCGTGCGAGAACCCGCGCCGCTACGGGTAGCAAGTACGAGCGCCAGAACGCGCTGAGCGCCCGCGGCGTACTCAGTCGCCAAGTGTCTGCGCAGCGCATACCGTCCGGCTTTCCCCCCGAAGTGGCCGTCGCCGGGAAGACAGGAACGCTCGAGGGCATTCGCAACGAAGCCTCCGTCGTCACGTATCCGGACGGGCGCTCGATTGCGATCGCCGTGTTCACCCGGTCACTAGACATCCGCGCACGCAACCCCGAGGCTGACCGGGCGCTCGGGGAAGTTGCGCGCTTGGCAGCCGAGGCCATTCGCCTGTCCTGA
- a CDS encoding VOC family protein: MQWSLEVVPVCVDDIDDAKRFYEEQVGFQLDLDIETGVTGRVVQLTPRGSASSIHLRNGATRVDGLQLVVDDVDAARAELIARGVDVSAVQHVEGGEFREGRGGDWNSFVFFADPAGNAWVIQERPSVR, translated from the coding sequence GTGCAGTGGAGCCTCGAGGTCGTACCTGTGTGCGTCGACGACATCGACGACGCCAAACGCTTCTATGAGGAGCAGGTCGGCTTCCAACTCGACCTTGATATCGAGACAGGCGTGACGGGCCGCGTTGTCCAGCTGACGCCGCGCGGCTCCGCGAGCAGCATCCACCTTCGGAACGGCGCCACGCGCGTGGACGGTCTGCAGCTCGTCGTGGACGACGTGGACGCTGCCCGTGCGGAGCTGATCGCACGTGGAGTCGATGTGAGCGCCGTCCAGCATGTCGAGGGCGGCGAGTTCCGGGAGGGTCGCGGCGGCGACTGGAACTCGTTCGTCTTCTTCGCCGACCCCGCCGGCAACGCGTGGGTGATCCAGGAGCGCCCATCCGTTCGCTGA
- a CDS encoding TetR/AcrR family transcriptional regulator, whose translation MTVSPPAVGRRERNKQAKRERIIAAASTLFAEHGVDDVTTQQIADAADIGTGTLFLYARTKGELLLLVQNTHYERALADGRAAAETASSPVDAILALTAPIVACNRVQIENGRTYLREMLFGDATEPHHAEARRIVTDTDTTLRQLLTDLAGRSAEEAAVLAGVISSAMFVSMAAAPAEAAVEEILAGLRTQIATVLGADR comes from the coding sequence ATGACGGTGTCACCGCCGGCCGTGGGCCGCCGCGAACGCAACAAGCAGGCCAAGCGAGAGCGGATCATCGCCGCCGCGAGCACCCTGTTCGCCGAGCACGGCGTCGACGACGTGACCACCCAGCAGATCGCCGACGCCGCCGACATCGGCACCGGCACCCTCTTCCTCTATGCGCGGACCAAGGGCGAGCTCCTGCTCCTGGTGCAGAACACGCACTATGAGCGGGCACTGGCCGACGGCAGGGCAGCCGCCGAGACGGCATCCTCACCCGTCGACGCGATCCTCGCGCTCACGGCACCCATCGTGGCCTGCAACCGCGTGCAGATCGAGAACGGACGCACGTACCTGCGCGAGATGCTCTTCGGCGACGCCACGGAACCGCACCACGCGGAGGCCCGCCGGATCGTCACCGACACCGACACGACGCTCCGCCAACTCCTGACCGACCTCGCCGGTCGCTCCGCCGAAGAAGCGGCCGTTCTGGCAGGGGTCATCTCTTCGGCGATGTTCGTCTCGATGGCGGCCGCGCCCGCAGAGGCCGCAGTGGAGGAGATCCTGGCGGGGCTGCGCACGCAGATCGCGACGGTGCTCGGCGCCGACCGGTGA
- a CDS encoding alpha/beta hydrolase: protein MSTPLSPVTSYALAPTRTVAAGGVTYAYRELGPRQEIPVVFFVHLAGTLDNWDPRLVDEIARHRHVITFDQRGVGASTGSFPATIEEAADDAYAFISALGYERIDVFSFSLGGMIAQDLAVKHPTLVRRLVLTGTGPRGGKDIDKVAGVTYGDMARAILSGSDPKEFLFFPRDAAGKKAAKEFIGRLKERTVDRDAPAKISAFRTQLKAIARYGRSAPSDLSVITGPTLIANGDNDRMVPSILSEDLHRRIPDSELIIYPDSGHGGIFQHGEQFAPVAAAFLRDESRA from the coding sequence ATGAGCACTCCGCTGAGCCCCGTCACTTCCTACGCGCTCGCCCCCACCCGCACGGTGGCGGCGGGCGGCGTCACCTACGCCTATCGTGAGCTCGGTCCGAGGCAGGAGATCCCGGTGGTCTTCTTCGTGCACCTCGCCGGAACCCTCGACAACTGGGACCCGCGTCTCGTCGACGAGATCGCACGGCACCGGCACGTGATCACGTTCGACCAGCGCGGCGTCGGCGCGTCGACCGGCTCCTTCCCTGCCACGATCGAGGAGGCCGCCGACGATGCGTACGCGTTCATCTCCGCGCTCGGTTACGAGCGGATCGACGTGTTCTCGTTCTCGCTCGGCGGGATGATCGCGCAAGACCTCGCCGTGAAGCACCCGACGCTGGTCCGCAGGCTCGTCCTCACCGGAACCGGGCCGCGCGGCGGCAAGGACATCGACAAGGTCGCCGGCGTGACGTACGGCGACATGGCGCGTGCGATCCTCTCCGGCTCCGATCCGAAGGAGTTCCTCTTCTTCCCTCGTGACGCTGCGGGCAAGAAGGCGGCGAAGGAGTTCATCGGCCGTCTCAAGGAGCGCACCGTCGATCGCGATGCTCCCGCGAAGATCTCGGCCTTCCGCACGCAGCTGAAGGCGATCGCGCGCTATGGCCGGTCGGCGCCGTCCGACCTGTCGGTCATCACCGGCCCGACCCTCATCGCCAACGGCGACAACGATCGGATGGTGCCCAGCATCCTCTCCGAAGACCTGCATCGGCGCATTCCCGACTCCGAGCTGATCATCTACCCCGACTCCGGGCACGGCGGCATCTTCCAGCATGGGGAGCAGTTCGCCCCCGTCGCCGCGGCCTTCCTGCGCGACGAGAGCCGCGCCTGA
- a CDS encoding NADP-dependent oxidoreductase, whose product MRAFAFDAYTQPVREVEIPEPSVGAGDLLVRVEAVGLNLLDEMIRKGEFKALLRYKAPLTLGHDVAGTVIRVGSDVRSFSPGDRVYARVRDYRIGTLTERVAVDQADVARAPASVDIVEAGSLPLVSLTAWQALVEIGKVGAGQKVLIHAGAGGVGTIAIQLAKHLGAHVATTASAKNADYLRELGADVVIDYRSQDFSAELEGYDFVLDSLGGDNLMSSLNVLRPGGVAVGISGPPTPAFAARAGLNPVLRLVMAGLSRRVRKAAAKRGVRYEFLFMRADGEQLRRIAELVDAGAIRPVVGATYPFDQTPAALASLHASGTRGKTVVLGA is encoded by the coding sequence ATGCGCGCCTTCGCGTTCGATGCGTACACCCAGCCCGTCCGCGAGGTCGAGATCCCGGAGCCGAGCGTGGGGGCGGGCGACCTTCTCGTGAGAGTCGAGGCCGTCGGGCTGAACCTGCTCGACGAGATGATCCGCAAGGGCGAGTTCAAAGCCCTGCTGCGCTACAAGGCCCCGTTGACGCTCGGTCACGACGTCGCCGGCACGGTGATCCGCGTCGGAAGCGACGTCCGCTCGTTCTCTCCCGGCGACCGCGTGTATGCCCGGGTGCGCGACTACCGCATCGGCACGCTCACCGAGCGCGTCGCCGTCGATCAGGCAGACGTCGCGCGCGCGCCGGCATCCGTCGACATCGTCGAGGCCGGATCGCTCCCGCTGGTCAGCCTCACCGCGTGGCAGGCGCTCGTGGAGATCGGGAAGGTCGGCGCCGGGCAGAAGGTGCTCATCCACGCCGGCGCCGGAGGCGTGGGGACCATCGCGATCCAGCTCGCCAAGCACCTCGGCGCCCATGTGGCCACGACGGCATCCGCCAAGAACGCCGACTACCTGCGCGAACTCGGCGCCGACGTCGTCATCGACTACCGTTCGCAGGACTTCTCGGCCGAGCTCGAGGGCTACGACTTCGTGCTCGACAGTCTCGGCGGCGACAACCTGATGTCGTCGTTGAACGTGCTCCGCCCCGGCGGTGTCGCCGTGGGCATCTCGGGGCCTCCGACGCCCGCGTTCGCCGCACGCGCCGGCCTCAATCCGGTGCTCCGTCTCGTCATGGCCGGGCTCAGCCGCCGGGTGCGCAAGGCCGCGGCGAAGCGCGGGGTGCGGTACGAGTTCCTCTTCATGCGTGCCGACGGCGAACAGCTGCGCAGGATCGCCGAGCTCGTGGATGCCGGTGCGATCCGCCCCGTGGTGGGTGCCACGTACCCGTTCGATCAGACCCCGGCGGCGCTCGCGTCACTGCACGCCTCGGGCACCCGAGGCAAGACCGTCGTGCTCGGCGCGTGA
- the merB gene encoding organomercurial lyase translates to MLTDTAERVRHAVYSALARTGALPAHEALADGLGLSLPDFADALREVAEARHIVLRDGEVEMAHPFATRSFGFSVMGPHTLWWGGCAWDAFAIPHLVPGAPDVLVATRCPSCGTAHAWNVTRDAVPAGEQVAHFLTPVDRIWPDAAHACENQLLFCSDDCVAAWLARTGRPRGSVMSLETLWRLAAHWYDGRLDSPYERREPVAAAEYFRSVGLRGAFWGLPDDGEA, encoded by the coding sequence ATGCTGACTGACACCGCGGAGCGCGTGCGCCACGCCGTCTACTCCGCCCTCGCCCGCACGGGTGCGCTTCCGGCGCACGAGGCGCTCGCCGACGGGCTCGGACTCTCGCTCCCGGACTTCGCCGACGCTCTCCGCGAGGTCGCCGAGGCGCGGCACATCGTGCTGCGTGACGGCGAGGTCGAGATGGCTCACCCGTTCGCGACGCGATCGTTCGGCTTCTCGGTGATGGGCCCGCACACCCTCTGGTGGGGCGGATGCGCGTGGGACGCGTTCGCCATCCCGCACCTCGTCCCCGGCGCGCCCGATGTGCTGGTGGCGACCCGGTGTCCGTCGTGCGGCACCGCGCACGCCTGGAACGTGACGAGGGATGCCGTGCCCGCCGGCGAGCAGGTGGCGCACTTCCTCACTCCCGTCGACCGCATCTGGCCCGACGCGGCGCACGCCTGCGAGAACCAGCTCCTCTTCTGCTCCGACGACTGCGTCGCCGCGTGGCTCGCCCGCACCGGCCGGCCGCGCGGGTCGGTCATGTCGTTGGAGACCCTGTGGCGGCTCGCAGCCCACTGGTACGACGGGCGTCTCGATTCGCCGTACGAGCGGCGCGAACCGGTTGCCGCGGCGGAGTACTTCCGCAGCGTCGGACTCCGCGGCGCCTTCTGGGGGCTTCCCGACGACGGCGAGGCGTGA
- a CDS encoding helix-turn-helix domain-containing protein — protein sequence MPRRSPALVTAAHGPCGLARSVGVLSDPWSFLILREVFRGRRTFSEFREALGIATDVLAARLQALVDSGVLTRVPYHRPGDRAREAYEPTPAGVDLKLPLVALMQWGEAHTRGEGSPGTVITDAAGVSVRAVFTGPAGAHVPVTEVELRPVRVASAETADARADAHGGDAHGGALDAD from the coding sequence ATGCCGCGACGATCTCCAGCCCTCGTGACCGCCGCCCACGGACCCTGCGGACTCGCGCGGAGCGTGGGGGTGCTCTCTGACCCATGGAGCTTCCTCATCCTGCGCGAGGTGTTCCGGGGTCGGCGCACGTTCTCCGAGTTCCGAGAGGCGCTGGGCATCGCCACCGACGTACTCGCCGCCCGGCTGCAGGCGCTCGTCGATTCCGGCGTGCTGACCCGCGTGCCGTACCACCGGCCTGGCGACCGCGCGCGCGAGGCGTACGAGCCGACACCGGCCGGCGTCGATCTGAAGCTCCCTCTCGTCGCCCTGATGCAGTGGGGCGAGGCGCACACGCGCGGCGAGGGGAGTCCGGGGACGGTGATCACCGACGCCGCCGGAGTGTCCGTCCGGGCTGTGTTCACCGGCCCCGCCGGCGCGCACGTCCCCGTGACCGAGGTGGAGTTGCGCCCGGTCCGCGTGGCGAGCGCGGAGACAGCCGACGCACGGGCCGACGCACACGGAGGCGACGCACACGGGGGAGCGCTCGATGCTGACTGA
- a CDS encoding PaaI family thioesterase: MKRPEHSASAPAAAPLQRSGRDVLQAIQNGDLDDPPISHHVGLRFAQIDDGDVVLTAEPDASHYNPIGAVHGGFFATVLDSACGCAVHSTLPAGVGYTSLELKVSFLRPITAETGTVTAHGWVTKRGRSAAFAEADLRDRDGRVLATASSTCLVFPLANSPAR, from the coding sequence ATGAAGCGACCGGAGCACTCGGCATCCGCACCCGCGGCAGCGCCGCTGCAGAGGTCGGGGCGGGACGTGCTGCAGGCGATCCAGAACGGCGACCTCGACGATCCCCCCATCAGCCACCACGTCGGGCTGCGGTTCGCGCAGATCGATGACGGCGACGTCGTGCTGACGGCAGAGCCGGACGCGTCGCACTACAACCCGATCGGCGCGGTGCACGGGGGCTTCTTCGCGACCGTGCTGGACTCCGCGTGTGGGTGCGCGGTGCATTCGACGCTCCCCGCCGGGGTGGGCTACACCAGCCTCGAGCTGAAGGTCTCCTTCCTCCGCCCGATCACGGCCGAGACAGGCACGGTGACCGCCCACGGCTGGGTCACGAAGCGGGGCCGGAGCGCCGCGTTCGCGGAAGCGGACCTGCGCGATCGCGACGGCCGCGTTCTCGCCACGGCATCCAGCACGTGCCTCGTGTTCCCCCTGGCGAACTCACCCGCGCGCTGA
- a CDS encoding helix-turn-helix transcriptional regulator: MDHRSDVREFLSTRRDRLTPDRAGLPAVGGRRRVPGLRREEVALLAGVSVDYYTRLERGDLSGASDGVLQALARALQLDDAETAHLFDLARIANASPVTKKARARSTELRPSIMRLLDAITDAPALIRNNYFDYVAANSLARALYSPVFAEPSPNSARFSFLNAAAPDFYVDWDKTTRELVATMRGEAGRNPFDRRLTDLVGELSTRSEHFRTLWAAHDVRYHRTGVKRLRHPVVGDLELTYEAFDLPADPGLTLSTYTAEPGSPSADALRMLASWAATSARSDHDSSILSRPASDGH, encoded by the coding sequence ATGGACCACCGCAGCGACGTGCGCGAGTTCCTCTCGACACGCAGGGATCGCCTCACCCCCGACCGCGCGGGCCTTCCCGCCGTCGGGGGCAGGCGGCGCGTTCCCGGGCTCCGCCGCGAGGAGGTGGCGCTCCTGGCCGGGGTCAGCGTCGACTACTACACCCGGCTCGAGCGCGGCGACCTGTCGGGGGCGTCCGACGGGGTGCTCCAGGCCCTCGCCCGCGCCCTCCAGCTCGACGACGCGGAGACCGCGCATCTGTTCGACCTGGCCCGCATCGCCAACGCCTCCCCGGTGACGAAGAAGGCTCGCGCCCGCTCGACGGAACTGCGCCCGAGCATCATGCGTCTGCTCGACGCGATCACCGACGCGCCCGCCCTCATCCGCAACAACTACTTCGACTACGTCGCCGCCAATAGCCTGGCGCGCGCTCTCTACTCCCCCGTATTCGCGGAGCCGTCGCCCAACAGCGCGCGGTTCAGCTTCCTCAATGCCGCAGCTCCCGACTTCTATGTCGACTGGGACAAGACCACGCGGGAACTCGTGGCCACGATGCGGGGCGAAGCCGGACGCAACCCGTTCGACAGACGGCTCACCGACCTGGTCGGGGAACTGTCCACGCGCTCGGAGCACTTCCGCACGCTGTGGGCGGCTCACGACGTGCGCTATCACCGCACCGGCGTGAAGCGGCTGCGGCATCCTGTCGTGGGAGATCTGGAACTCACCTACGAGGCGTTCGACCTCCCGGCGGATCCGGGGCTGACCCTCTCCACGTACACGGCAGAGCCCGGCTCGCCCTCCGCCGATGCCCTGCGGATGCTCGCGAGCTGGGCCGCGACGAGCGCGCGCAGCGATCACGACTCGAGCATCCTCTCGCGACCCGCGAGCGACGGCCACTGA
- a CDS encoding aldo/keto reductase — MHTRTLGRDLTVSAIGLGAMGMSMSYGPNPGSRDEMIGVLRGAVDRGVTFFDTAEVYGPYVNEELVGEALEPVRSEVVIATKFGWRIEGGAMVGLDSRPEQIRRVAHASLARLRTDVIDLFYQHRVDPDVPIEDVAGTVGELIAEGKVRHFGLSEAGAGTIRRAHAAQPVTALQSEYSLWTRDPEREVLPTLAELGIGFVPFSPLGKGFLTGTVDATTNFTEGDIRTRVPRFEPENLAANQRLLDLVRDIAARRGATPGQVALAWLLAQQPWIVPIPGTRRVERIEENAGATTIALSADDLSALDALTQHVPVSGDRYNEAGMRMVGR, encoded by the coding sequence ATGCACACGCGAACACTCGGCCGAGACCTCACCGTATCGGCGATCGGCCTCGGCGCCATGGGGATGTCGATGAGCTACGGCCCCAACCCCGGCTCCCGCGACGAGATGATCGGGGTTTTGCGGGGCGCCGTCGACCGGGGCGTCACGTTCTTCGACACCGCGGAAGTGTACGGACCCTACGTCAACGAGGAACTGGTCGGCGAGGCGCTCGAGCCCGTGCGCTCCGAGGTGGTCATCGCGACGAAGTTCGGGTGGCGGATCGAGGGCGGGGCGATGGTCGGCCTCGACTCGCGACCCGAGCAGATCCGTCGGGTCGCCCACGCCTCCCTCGCCCGGCTGCGCACCGACGTGATCGACCTCTTCTACCAGCATCGCGTCGACCCCGACGTGCCGATCGAAGACGTCGCCGGAACGGTCGGGGAGCTCATCGCCGAAGGAAAGGTGCGTCACTTTGGACTGTCGGAGGCCGGCGCAGGCACCATCCGACGCGCTCACGCCGCGCAGCCGGTGACGGCGCTCCAGAGCGAGTACTCCCTGTGGACGCGCGATCCCGAGCGCGAGGTGCTGCCCACGCTCGCCGAACTCGGCATCGGGTTCGTCCCGTTCAGCCCGCTGGGGAAGGGGTTCCTCACCGGCACCGTCGACGCGACGACGAACTTCACGGAAGGCGACATCCGCACCCGCGTGCCCCGGTTCGAACCCGAAAACCTCGCGGCGAACCAGCGACTCCTCGACCTCGTGCGCGACATCGCCGCCCGCCGCGGCGCGACCCCGGGCCAGGTGGCCCTCGCCTGGCTCCTCGCCCAGCAGCCGTGGATCGTCCCGATCCCGGGAACGCGACGCGTCGAGCGAATCGAGGAGAACGCCGGCGCCACGACCATCGCCCTGTCGGCCGACGACCTGTCGGCGCTCGACGCGCTGACCCAGCACGTGCCCGTCAGCGGCGACCGCTACAACGAGGCCGGAATGAGGATGGTGGGGCGCTGA
- a CDS encoding FBP domain-containing protein, producing the protein MLPVDERAIRASFLNASRKEAASLTLPAGFDLDVDDLDFLGWADPKMPRRAYLVTQDDAGDTVAVLLQQAEQRTLARAQCSWCEDVTLRNDVQFFAARRAGPAGRRGDVIGTLICANFACSANVRRLPPLAYEGYDREAARDLRILRLQEHVQGFLRELRG; encoded by the coding sequence ATGCTCCCCGTAGACGAGCGCGCCATCCGCGCATCGTTCCTCAACGCCTCCCGCAAGGAAGCGGCATCCCTCACCCTCCCCGCCGGCTTCGACCTCGATGTCGACGACCTCGACTTCCTCGGCTGGGCCGACCCGAAGATGCCGCGCCGTGCTTATCTCGTCACCCAGGACGACGCGGGCGACACCGTCGCCGTGCTGCTCCAGCAAGCCGAGCAGCGTACGCTCGCCCGCGCGCAGTGCTCGTGGTGCGAGGACGTCACGCTCCGCAACGACGTCCAGTTCTTCGCCGCGCGCAGAGCCGGACCGGCCGGGCGGCGCGGCGACGTCATCGGCACGCTCATCTGCGCGAACTTCGCCTGCTCGGCCAACGTACGTCGGCTCCCGCCGCTCGCGTACGAGGGGTACGACCGGGAGGCCGCGCGCGATCTGCGCATCCTTCGTCTGCAGGAGCACGTGCAGGGGTTCCTCCGCGAACTGCGCGGGTGA
- a CDS encoding DNA starvation/stationary phase protection protein: protein MATTTTTKNKRKPARGARLTDEQNAESGFSASKALSDNLQRVLVDLIELASQGKQAHWNVIGTNFRDTHLQLDEIIDAAREFSDTIAERMRALHALPDGRSDTVSETTTLPEFPQGEISTTDVIDLVTVRLEDAVSTCREVHDAVDEEDPTSADILHAVIEKLEQFAWMMSAENRTPRASS from the coding sequence ATGGCCACCACCACGACGACCAAGAACAAGCGCAAGCCCGCCCGCGGAGCACGCCTCACCGACGAGCAGAACGCCGAGAGCGGCTTCTCCGCGTCGAAGGCGCTGAGCGACAACCTCCAGCGCGTGCTCGTCGACCTGATCGAGCTCGCGTCGCAGGGCAAGCAGGCGCACTGGAACGTAATCGGCACGAACTTCCGCGACACGCACCTCCAGCTCGACGAGATCATCGACGCGGCACGCGAGTTCAGCGACACGATCGCCGAGCGCATGCGCGCGCTCCACGCCCTCCCCGACGGACGCAGCGACACGGTATCGGAGACGACGACGCTGCCCGAGTTCCCCCAGGGTGAGATCTCGACCACCGACGTCATCGACCTCGTGACGGTGCGACTGGAGGATGCCGTGAGCACCTGCCGCGAGGTGCACGACGCGGTCGACGAGGAAGACCCGACGAGCGCCGACATCCTTCACGCGGTCATCGAGAAGCTCGAGCAGTTCGCGTGGATGATGAGCGCGGAGAACCGGACGCCGCGCGCATCCTCCTGA